The genomic window GGTGTGAACCACTCCCCGTCAGACTTCAAATCCCCCCTCTCAGCCGAATCAGTGCACAGCTCATCCGCCCTGCTCCCCTCCATCCGTCCCTACGTCCCGGCCGAGCACGGCGTGCACGTCCAGGGcagcccaccgccgcccagcagcaccTTTAGCAGCCCCACGTCGGGCACGGGACCCTCGGCCACGGGGATGACGCCGCTGCTGAAgagcagcggctggccgctggcggagaagcagcagcagcagcaggaaaAGCCGCCGAAGCGCATCATCCGGCTGAGCAACCCGGTCGCTCCgcccccgccgacgccgttgAGGACGTCGAGGAGTAGCGGCATGCTGGCCAAGAAGAGCCCAAAGCTTGTGGGCACGGGGAGTCCGGTCGAGTCGCGGGAGATTCAGACTGCTTttgcggcgccgccgaagcggtGACATAGGTTAGTTCTGGGTCCGGTTTTGAACTTGTTTGTTCGGCGTTGAACGCGAGAGAAGGCGGGGAGCCGGATGTAATGCAGTAGGCCGCTGGTGTTTCTTTTGTTCCGTAACTGTATGTGGATACCATGACGGATACCTAGGCGCCATGGGGAGGAGATACCAAAGAGTTGATGTTGATGTTGATTGACAAATGAGACGGCCATCTCGCACCCCATTTGCTCGACAGTGGAGGCACGATGAAGTTGGTCCGGCTGAAAGTCAGACAGACACCCAGCTATACACTTAATAGCATATCGTGCCACGCCGTGCTTCGTTGCTTCCCTTGTTCAGGCCACATCCCTTGTCATTTCTCGGTATTGTTTGGGCCAGCTAGATGGACTCCAAGTCATGAGACGTCCACGCACCACACAACTGTCCTTCCATACAGATCGCCTCCGATGAAGCAAACCAGTGCCCATCAGTCAAACAACAACCCCACGACAAAAGTGTCCCGCAATGCAAACCGCACAACGACAGAATAGGAAACGTACACCATCGGCAGGAGAAACAAGACATGTCCCATTTCCATCTCCACACCCGCCATCTCTTCCCCAAACATGACCCTTACTTAATAGATAGACAGATCCAGCCATACACCACCGAATATTCCCTAGATGATCGACACCGGAAGTATGCCGCCAGGAAACCACATCCCCTCAACCGTGGCATAACTACCTACGCAGAGACGAAGATGAGTGAACAGGGCCAGCATCAACAGCACGAACAAAACGCTGGGTATAAAGTGCGCAATCATTTCACTCTCCCGTTTTCCCCAGTCCCAATCCCCAAATCCAGAAACGCCGGTATATATGCTTGCTTCGCCTTACTCGGTCTCCTTGACACGCACGCTCAGCTCAGGTGTGCCTCATGCTTCCCCAGGACCCTCCCAGGACCCTGCCGAATGAAGCTCAGGTGAAGAGGATAACTGCCAGCCGCccagggggaggggaggaggcaAAAGggaaagaagagaagagaagaaaagCAGAGAAACACAACCCGAGGGCGGCATTTTATGCCTTTCCCTTGGTATATGCTGGACGTATGTACGAGCAACCATACACTAAGAAGATGCCAtgctttctttcttttttaaCAATGGTCCCCTGTCCGCAACGTAGTGTTTTATGACTGCCATATTTCTGGTCCGCCCTCCTTTCTTGATACGCGCCCCAGCACcacagccagccagccagccagccagccagcaaGCCTTTGCTCCCACTCCCAGAGCCCAGCCACCCATTCAGAGACTCGCTCCGGTCATGCAACTGCACCAGAAGAATCctttctctcctcctccctacCCCCATCCAAGAAACCCACCCACCCAACCAACCAACGAACCGCAACAACCCATTGATCGATCCATCCACCCACCGCTCAGGTCCCCTTCCCTTCCTTACACAGTCCAAGTGCGCTACCTCCCCGAATACACCCCAACCTCCGACTCCCCTCCGACCGCAgcaccagccgccgcaggtGCCGCAGCCGGCACACCCGCGCCGGGCGCAGCTGCCCGGCCCTCCTCCCGATCCGCGCGGTCCATGAACTCCCGCAGCTCCCGCAGCATGCGCCGCGTGTTCTCCACCATGGCACAGGTCTCCTCGCGGCCTGGCACAGCCGCCGGTGGGTGTAGGTCGACGTCGGCATCCCCCCCATcacgacgacgaagacgatgCAGATCGAGGTTGAAAttgaggtcgaggtcgagatTCGCCTTTTTCTTCCTTGCCGCTgatgacgacggcgacggggacGGTGATTGCTGATGATCCCCTGCCACGCCGTCGATGCCACGATCCGCGGTCGCGAAGTCTGCGTCTTCTGTCGTGCGTTTTCTCTTGCCGTGCAGGCTGACGGGTCTGATGCCGGGGGTTGGGTGGCtagcagcaggcggcggcggcggcggcggcgataTATCCGCGGCAGGGGAGCGGCTCGCCGCGTGGGCAGTGGCTGCGCCGTTGGCCGCATTCGCGGGGTGTCGCGAAGCGAACGGCGGATGGGGTGGCGAGGCAGGAGAGAGCAGCCAGCGGTCTGTTGCGAAGCcggacgcggcgggcggcaggtCGACGCTGTGGCGAGTCCCGTGTCCGAGGCCGTGCGGGCGAGACTGCTTAAGTCTcgccaggcgcaggcgcaggtcTGACGGGGTGGGCGAGGGGTCGCGGTCGGGGAGCAGCTCGGGGTCGTGGTCGTACCCGCGGGGTTCTGAGCGCGGCGATTCGGGCTCCAGCGCGCTGTCGCGTTGCTTTCCCGCCTTGACGATTGCTTCCGGCAGCCAGTTGCCGTCGGGCGTCGGGACGAAGCCCCGCGCACGCAGGTCCCAGTGGCGAGATCGGGCAAACCCATTCGTCTTCGGCGCGGCGTTGCTGCTATAGAGCGAACGGCGCCTCGCCTCCCCGTCTTGGTCGTcaccgtcctcctcggccgaccGCTTACGGGAGAAATTTGTCGttttgttgctgctgcttcccGGCAGGGACTGGCGGAagcgggaggaggacgacAGGAACGACGCACCGTTGACGACGGAGCCGCTCGCCGAGAGGCTACGCCTCGGCTCGATGCCAAACTTCTCACGCAAAGACCGCGTCTTCCAGCCCtcacggcggccgccgacgctgcTGGTGTCGGGCGAGTCGCGGGCCGACGGTGCCGGTTCGAGTTCGAGTTCCGACTCGGGATACCGGAAAGACCGGGAGGCGCTTGCCATGGACcaggcgtcgccgccgtcggcagcggccgctTCTCGCACAACACGGCGGGCGAGAGAGCGCGGGTCGTCACGCAGGCCGGAGAAGATGCCGCTggcgaggagctgctctTCCGGGTCGTGGTCCGCGCTGTAGGCAACGCTGCCCCGCCGGCGCACCGATGTGGCCAGCAAGCTGATGCGGCGCGAGTCTTCCACGGCTTGTCTCTCGGCAGCTCGCCTGGCCTCTTTctccgccttctccttctccgcctGTTGCCGTCTCTGGATGGCCTGCTGTTGCTCTCGGTACAGTCGCATCTTCTCCTTGCCTTCGCGAAGAATGCGCTTCGTGGCGGAGGACCGGGCGTTGTTGCGCCACCGGTAGAAGTATTTGACGCGCAGGCGGTAATTTTGATGCTCGCGAGCGAGACGCCAGGATTTCTCGTCCTCTTCCCTGCGTTTTCTCTCGGCCTCTTCCCGCTGGAAACCCTGCCAGACGTCCCAGAGAAGGTTCCGCAGGGTCTCCTCCGTGAAGTGCTCCAGCAGACCGTCGTCCGCGTTGACGAACCACTTCGTAAAGTCGCCAAAAGGATCCCGCTTGGGAGCTGGTTGAGCTATAGGCAGCGCCGCGGCAGGCGTGGCCAGAGCAGGGACGGCTGGAGCGGAACTGGAAAGGTTCGTTGATTCCCGTGGTTGGGTCGAAGCAGGAAAGAAAGCAGGTTGGAGACCCTGATTTGTAGAACTGCTTGTAGCGGATGGCGGGGAAACGAATATCGACGGGATTGCCGGCGCAGCAGGGGCAGGTTGCTGCTCTGCTGGCTTTGGGAGCTGAGTGGTTGAGAACGGAGCCGTGCCGCTCGACGGAGATGTCCCTAGGAGAGACGATGAGGATATCGGCCCGGTTGGTTTAACTTGGGAGGAGCTAGCGTTCCCTAGTAATGTGGAAGCAACGGTGGGCTTGGAAGCCGCGCCATTGGGGAGCGCAGCTGCGGATGGCATCGGTCCCGGCGCCGGtcccgtcgtcggcgtcgtcgttgtAGCGGACGGAGCTGGGGTTGACTTGAATCCCTTAAGAAAATCGAACAACCCGGGGGCCTGCGCCGGATTGGATGCAGCGAGTGAAGAAGCTGTTGGTTGGCCCAGAAGCGAGGGGATCTTGGGGCTCGAGCCGGCCGTCGACGAAGCTTGCGGAATATTCAAGAACGAAAACGCACTCTTCCCTGCTTGAGTCGACGCTGATGGCTGCGAGGTCTGGAAACCCGCAAACGTCGGTGTTGTTGTCCCGgtcggcgctgcggcggaggGCGTCGTCTTCGGAGCCTGCGTGGTCTGGAACACGGTGCCGAACGGGGACGTAGAGGGCGCAGTTGCGGTCGACGGCTCAGCCGGCTGTAGAGGTGGCGAAGGAGTGCCTAAAGGAGAGTTatccggcgccgccgccgtcctggtGACGAACAAGCCCGGGCTGTCCTCGGCGCTCGAGGGAGACTTCTCCGCCGGCTCCTCAAAGATGGTGTTATAAATGACATAAGGCAGCGACTGCGTCGAGCGTTTCCGCTCGACGAGCGTCCCGGAAAAGGACTGGCCAACCTGCGGTGGCGGCACGTATTTCCTCTTGTCGTTGAGAAGCAGATACGGCTCGGTCACGGGTGGCTTGCCTTCGGGCACCCACGTCGAAAACTCCAGGCCGTGAAGCTCGGCAAACTCGACAGCCTCCTCGGGCGTGTCGAACCTCAGGATCGCGTTGAGATCGGAAGCTGTGATGGTACGGGGCGCATCGCGAGACCGGGCATAAGCGCGCACCAGGTTTTTGAGGATTGCCTGGCGCACCTGGGTGAAATGCACCTCGGCGATGCAAGCCATCGTGTAAGACACGCGCGGGTCTTCGACAATTGAGAAATAGTTCGTGAAAGACGTGTCGGCTAGCGACGTTGGTCGATGCGGCTTGATCGGTCCCTTGGGTTTGCGCACATCCTCCATCGCCTGGACCAGAGCCACAGCTGTCTGGACCTCTTCAGACTCAAACCAGAACTCCTTGCCCCAGGCCGGAATCCTGTTCGCTATAGAGGGGTCCTCGGCGTTGACGAGGAGATAGTAGGCCCTGAACTCGGCCTCGTTCTCGCACTGGACGTGCTTGTCGCGACACGCATCGTAGGCCTCCATGAGCGACAGGACGGTGTTGCCCAGCTGCTCAAACTCCTGCTTCTGCACAAAGCTCTCGTTTGCGAAACCCTTCTTCGACAGCAGGTGCAGGGCTGTGGCGTGGAATCGTGCGATGGCCTCAAAGCAGTAGACCATGTCTTTCATCTCTTCGGCCGACTTCTGCGAGTGAAAGGTGAAGTCCTTTCGTACCGCCCTGGTGCGATCCCACAGGAAGCTGTGCATGGAAGGCAGGTTGCTTTCCGACTGGAGGAGATCGTTGAAGAGATAGTCTGTTGTCCTGCGCAGCGCGTCCACGGAACGAACGTCCatgggcagcggcgcgtCCGAGCCGGCAGAGGAGCGCCCATACCTCTTGACCATCCGAGACCTGTCCGGCCACAGAGTGAGACCGTCCGGGCCAACTGCCTTCTCCTCGGTGCTGACTGTATCTTCAATGATGCGCTTGATCTGCTCAAACTCTGGACACATTTCCTCACAGATGCCCTTGAAGGGGAGGGCGTCTTTCAGCTTCCGCCTCTTTTCCGGGTCGTCAATGAGGTCGGCTTTTCTCAGGGACGCAGTGACCTTGTCGCGATACTTCTTGAAATCGGCATTGAAGCTTTCGACAGCGGCGCGGTTGTTCGGGTTCCCTGGTTCGGCTGGCCATTCTGGCGGCGCGATGTTTTCTTTCCTCAGATGGTCGTACAGCTTGTTTGCATAGTCGAAAGCAAAGGGCGACAGCTGCTTCGTGCGTTCGCTCGGCTCTCCGATCAGCGGGGCCTTTGGCCGACCTTGCCGACTTGAAGAACGTGGAGGCTGAGGCCGCTCCAGGCGTCCAGGCTGCTtgcgccgcccgcctggGGGTAATCTCGTGttcggcgcggtcggcgcaACCTTCTCCTGTCCTGCAGATGGCTTCGCGCTGCCGAAAGGATTGGCGCGCTGTGATTCCGGCGTCTGCCCTTCCCGTCCTCCAAACCGCCCAGCATTACTCGCGGCCTGCGGTTTGCCGCCGGTGAGCTTGTTGTTCCGACGAGTCATCGTGTTCGCCTTGGTTGCTCCAACCGATAGTTGTTGACTTGACGGTCCAGTGGGTGGCGCTTTGGAAGtggacggcgacgggctcCGACCACTGCGGGGGCCCTTTTTCGCGGCGTCAAGCTGGCTCTTAAGCTGAGCTTTCGCCGACGGGCCTGCGGGCGGATGTTGTGTGCTTGCGGGTGAGGGCTGACGACTTGACGCTGACGAAGGAGCCAAAACCGAAGTCTGGGCGGACGGAGCCCCAAACGGGTTGTTGACCACGGGCGCGCGGAAGCTATTGTGAGCGGCCTGCACAGGAGGCGCCCCGAAGGCGTTGTTAGCTGGCGCCGCCATGGTGACAAGAGCAGGACATTGGCGACGGGGATCCGCGTAAGAATAAGTAAGGTGCGATCGGGAGGAGGGTCCGGGGGGATGAGGAgagctcggcgtcgcggagAAGAATCCTGGATACCGGCTAACGAAAGCTGGATGCGGGATGCTGGACACCGGATGTGGATGCGATCGCTCAGAGTGGGATGCGTGAGGGCGGATTTACCAGAAGGGCGCCGGACGACGGGTGCAGCGACAAGTGCAGCGACAGGTGTGGATGCGACGCCGAGCGAGTCACTGTCGAatcgcggcgcgcgcgtgAGCACGACGGGCTCTAcgctgccgttgccgttgctgAGCAGAACCGCGGTCGCAGCCACATGGATGGACGAGACTTCGACCGCTTGCGCTCTCTCCCGAAGGTGGATGGGCGATGAGGACAAAGTCAAATTGCGGCGGACGGCGCCGCAAGTCCACAAGGAATGACTGCGGGCCCCGGGCAGCAACAAGCGATGTACAGTTCAGCGGCGGCTTTGTTGCACTGCGGTTGATTCTGCCCTGCGATGCAACTGGCTGGATCTAGGCGGTGAGCCAGATGCTTGCTAGCTAGACGCTTGGGCCATACGGGTGGGGTCACCTTGGCTGCGCAAGGGTCGCTGCCACCGTTTGCGAGCCAAGGCAGGAAGCTTGGATATTTCCGTCTGTGTTGATCACAGCCTTAGCGTCTTTGGGCATCACAGTCTCTTTGCCTGTAAGCAATACAAACGCTAGCTTGTCAGTAGGTACCGTTACAAGACAATGCGGAAATAGAGAGCAAGAAATGTCTATTTCTTTCTAAATCGGCCCTGCAGCCAGCAACGGTACATCTTCAGCTTCTTGGCCCTGTTGACGAGCAGCCGACGGTCAACGCccagctcctcgatctcgaagcgcgccgcctgcgcgccgtccGCGCTGCCGTGCTTGCCCGTCCATATGTCAGCCAGCTCGTCCTTCTCGAAGAAGTAGACGCGcgtgccgtcgccgcggaTGTAAAAGTTCTCCTCCAGGTACCGGCCCTTCTTGAAGCGGACCTGGGCGAGGTCTCCTCTTCCATAGTCGCGGAAGCagacctcgccgcccggctTGAGCACCCGGTAGACGTTCTCTACCGCCTTCTGCCACTGCAGCGGGGACAGCGCGGAGAAGATGAACACCATGACCGCTACGTCTACGGAGCCTTCGCCGAggcccggcggcagctcgtcgccggccacgTCCCAGACGTCGGCTTGCATCACCTTCGGGTCGTACGACTCGTGGCTGCGCATGACCTCGACCGCCTTCTTGGAAAAGTCACAGGCATGTAGCTTTAGCTGGGGGTTCTTGTTCTTGGCCAGAACTGGAAATGCCGTGTTCCCGGCACCGGCTCCTATCTCTAGGACGGTCACCGGCCCAGCGTCCTCCTGCGTGACTTTATCCAGAATTGGGAACTCCTGCTGCAGCCACTTCCGGTCTTTGAAAAAGTTGGCGGCGTTATTTTTGTAGAATAGGTTCCACCACTTGGCTGGGTCCGAGTTGAACCGCTCTGCTGACTGTTAGCCGACTGCGAGGCAGCTTGAAGGGGAGCAGCGACGACAGATAGGGGTAAGGCGCATCAGATGGGAGCGAAAGACTATAAAATACATGGGTGTCTTCATGGATGCTCAGATGAACTATGCTTTTAATTGTAAATCATCACGAGCGCCGACCTCTCTCAAAGAGAGGAAGAGCAGCGGGAAAAGGCAGAGAAACGGCAAGAAATGCCACTCACTCTTGTCAAACTCGGACACGGGCGCCTGGCGCTGCATGGCGTACTGCTGCTCGGCATACTCCTTGTACGCGTCGTCAGTCTCGACATGGTCCCAGGCATTGAACTCGAAGACGTCGTCATCCTCCCCGAGGTAGCGGGATCCGAACTGGAACGGGTCGCTCCTCTTCTGGTTGTACTGGGGATCGTGCGACCGGTGGGGAGGCActtcgcgctgctgctgctgctgctgctgctgctgctgcccagtGTGCTTGTCCTGCGCTAATTCGAGCGAGGCCATCTCGGCAGCCAGCGCttctggcgccgccgcctcggtcgagggaggcgcggcgccgactgCGAGAATAGGACCACTGTCAACCGTCATGGCGAATTGCGCGCCGCGGAGAAAATGAAGAGATAACTAGCGCTCCTGGGAGGAGCGGCTAGCAGGCGCCGCAGGTCATCGAACTGCTCTTGCTCTCTGTGCGGAtaattttttttttctcggGGTCGGGCGCGCCGTTTTTGATTCCCGTCTGGACCCACCGGACTGACCGCAAACGTTACGTCCAATCAGCACGTTGCTTGGTGACCCCACTTCCTTCCTCGACCCCAAGGCTCCAGATACCACATGGATGGTCCACCGCAACGACCTTCCAGGTCAGTCGCTCTGCTTCACTCCCCGCCTGCCAGGCCCAACGCTCCAACCACTCCGTGAAAAGTCCTCACTCCGTAAGTACCAAATGAGCGACAATCTCGGTGCTTCGAGGCTTACATGTATCAGGTAAAATAGCACTTATTAGAAGCCCACCTTTGCCGGAGTCCATCACAAACGCTTTATGGGGTGATCACTTCGACTCTCACCTTCTGTGAGGTGTGGGACCCCACCTCTGGGTGCCGGGACATCCACCCACGCGACCATACCGAAACAGATGGACAAAGCAGAGCCGCAATCGCTTTTAGCCGACCACGGGCAAGCTCCCCGTGCCGTGAAGCGCGCAGCTTCCGAAGAGCCTAACGGCACCTCTGATGGCAAAAGGATCAAGACCACATCGGATGTCCAACCTCAGGCCACCGCCAGCTCGTGGAGGGTCCCTTACCCAGAAAGGGTATGTATTGCGTCCTCAAGTACCTTCTAACTGTTGCGAAGCCTTCTAACTGTTGTGCAGCCAGCGGTTGTGGAAGAACGGAATGGCGAGATCGAATTCCGAGTGGTCAACAACGATGGTGAGAGACAGAGCATCATCATCCTTACAGGCCTCAAATGCCTGTTCCAGAAGCAACTGCCGAAAATGCCTAAAGATTACATTGCACGGCTTGTCTACGATCGGAATCACCTATCGATGGCCATCATCAAGAAGCCTCTGGAGGTCATTGGCGGAATCACCTACCGAGAGTTCCGACACCACAAGTTCGCTGAAATCGTTTTCTGCGCCGTCTCCTCGGATCAGCAGGTCAAAGGATACGGTGCCCACCTGATGGCCCATTTGAAGGATTACGTCAAAGCGACCGGGCCGGTGATGCACTTTCTTACCTATGCCGACAACTATGCGACTGGGTATTTCCAGAAACAGGGCTTCACCAAAGAAATCACCCTCGACAAGTCCCTCTGGATGGGGTATATCAAGGACTATGAAGGAGGCACGCTGATGCAGTGCTCTATGCTTCCTCGAGTCCGCTACCTGGAGGCCGGCCGGATGCTTCTTAAGCAGAAGGAAACCGTGCTCGCCAAGATTCGGGCCCAAAGCAAAAGCCACATCGTCCATCCACCGCCCCAACAATGGGCCAACGGCAACGTCACTCCAATCGATCCGCTGTCCATCCCTGCCATTCAGGCAACCGGCTGGTCTCCGGATATGGATGCGCTAGCGCGGGTGCCGCGCCACGGACCTCATTTCAACGAACTCCGGCGCTTCCTGTACCAGATCCAGAACCACAAGCAGGCATGGCCGTTCCTCAATCCGGTCAACAAGGACGAGGTCCCGGATTACTACACCGTCATTACCTCGCCCATGGATCTGTCGACCATGGAGGAGAAACTGGAGCGCGATCTCTATGCGACCCCGAGAGACATGATCGCCGATCTCAAGTTGATCTTCAGCAATTGCCGGCAGTACAATGACCCGTCAACGGTATACGCCAAGTGTGCTGCCAAGCTGGAGAAGTACATGTGGACCCTCATCAAGGAGATCCCGGAGTGGTACGACTTGCTCGAGGAATGATTTAGCTTCTTAGTGACTGTAGATCTAGCGTATTGgattctttttttttttttcttttcttcttttttcttcttttcttcttttcttttttcttttttcttttttcttttttttttttttggacAGTCAGAAAGGAGGCGAATCTGGAGCTCAAGGAGCAGAGGGACCACCGGGAAACTGGGGAGTCAGGAGTAGATATCGGCGGGGATGGTCTAAGTTAAATCATGTATTTAAAGAGAGCAGGGGGTTAACGAACCAGCAGCATATTGCCTACTGTGTTACAATAGATACCCGCCCCCTTTCTCTTTTCCAGGCATGAAATCAGTGCTTCGTGCTCGCCCGCTTCTTCTCAATCTTCTCGAGCTCCATGTCGATGCGTTTGAAGCTCCAGCTCTTCCAGAAGGGCGGGTACAGGAACGGCCGCAGATCGAAGCGGTTGTCGTCGGGTGCTGCCGACATGGTCAATCAATCAATCGTCCACATCAACCACTGTtcttccccccctcccccgccctcctctcAAGATGTTACTCACAGTAGTCGTTGCAGTGGAGCGCGGGCGTCAGCGTGGTCATCTTATGGCCTGGGTTGAACCCACCGTCAGCCAGCCAGCAAGCAAAAGCACGCACACGCGGATTCCTCCGGGTGAATGAGGAATGAGAAACGACGCAACAAAGCGACAGCACGTACGGTTGATGGCATAGAAGTGGAAGAACTTCTTGACCTTCTCGGCCACCTGCGCGGGCGTGTAGTACGGCGCATCGTCGTCCGGCTTGCGCTCGCGGTCGGCGCTCCAGTCGTGCACCAGCCGCTGGAACATGCCGAACGGGCCGAGCTTGTTGAGCTTGCGGAGCCGGCCGAAGATGGTCAGTTCCTGGTACGTCATGCCCATGTCTACGGGCAATCTCGAGTTAGAAAGAGGGCAAGACTGGATGGACTGCCAAagaagggagggagggaagggggggggggtgccCTACCCGCTTCATCGCTCTGGACGTAGTCCTGTGTGATTGGTTCCTAGAAGGTGAGGTAGAGTTAGCCTTTCTGCAACAGCTATACAAGATTTGCTGGCGAGGCTTTCTTACAAGCTCGGCTGTGGGAACCGCCGTCAGGAACTCGTGGAGGCAAGGCAGGTCGAAGTTGGTTTCAGCCCATGCGATAAAGCGCTTCAGGTCCGCCTTGTCGATGGAACCGATGGGGTTCTGCGACGACGACACTGTCAGAAGTCTGATCCTCTCGTCATGTGGTGGGAACCGAGAAAACATGGACGTACGATGTCTGCGCTCTGCAAGGAACGTTAGCCCTGAAATGGATCACGTCGGCGGCAGGATAAGACAGGTAGGTGACTTACCGAGCAGTCGTACTTGGTCAAATAGCCTCGTAGACCTAGACGTAACCATGCATTAAATCACCATGACCCTCCATCAATTTGTCTTGGAAAAAAAGGGGGCAACGTACTCTGTTGATACGTCAGCATCAAGAAGTGTAAGCCCCTCGAGAACACTACGTACCTCGCCAACGTTAGCGCTCCCAAGCACCAACAAGCTGCCGCCACCGGGTCTCTTGCGAGCCGTGGGGAGAATCTGCCCAAACTCCTACGGCGTCAATCAGCATCACGAGTTCAGGGAACACAACGAGATAAATTGCCGCCTTACGTAGGCCGTCACCATCCTGATTCGTGCCTGCAAGCACTGGAGCGTCAGGTTCTCCTGCACGGAGCCGCCCTCGACCTTGAACCGGGGCTCGAAGCCGACCGTGTCCACGACGAGCTTCTTCTGCGCCTCGTAGATGTCGTCAATGTCGAGGTTGACGTGGTAGCtgccgatggcggcggagAGGTCCCTTGCGCGCTGGCGCGTCTCGCGCGAGCTCTGCTTCTTCATGCCCATGTAGAGCGTGGTGAAGACCTGGTTGCAGAGCTCCTGCGGCGTCTTGGGCAggacgccctcgtcgccgtacCTTGCGATGCGCTTGACGTCTTCGATCACCTGCTGGTTCCCTTCTTCGACGGCTTTCATGACGATTCGACACATGGAGTAGACGAGAACTAAACCAGACGCTTGATGAGCATGTTCTGAAGCGGCAATACAGCGGAGGGGAAACTGAACGAACATACCGGCGGTCGCACAGGAGTCAATGCCGCCGCTCAGGGGAACCAGATA from Thermothielavioides terrestris NRRL 8126 chromosome 1, complete sequence includes these protein-coding regions:
- a CDS encoding histone acetyltransferase GCN5-like protein (Contains conserved domains: COG5076, COG5076, Transcription factor involved in chromatin remodeling, contains bromodomain; pfam00583, Acetyltransf_1, Acetyltransferase (GNAT) family and pfam00439, Bromodomain, Bromodomain. 1| histone acetyltransferase GCN5 [Ajellomyces dermatitidis]), producing MDKAEPQSLLADHGQAPRAVKRAASEEPNGTSDGKRIKTTSDVQPQATASSWRVPYPERPAVVEERNGEIEFRVVNNDGERQSIIILTGLKCLFQKQLPKMPKDYIARLVYDRNHLSMAIIKKPLEVIGGITYREFRHHKFAEIVFCAVSSDQQVKGYGAHLMAHLKDYVKATGPVMHFLTYADNYATGYFQKQGFTKEITLDKSLWMGYIKDYEGGTLMQCSMLPRVRYLEAGRMLLKQKETVLAKIRAQSKSHIVHPPPQQWANGNVTPIDPLSIPAIQATGWSPDMDALARVPRHGPHFNELRRFLYQIQNHKQAWPFLNPVNKDEVPDYYTVITSPMDLSTMEEKLERDLYATPRDMIADLKLIFSNCRQYNDPSTVYAKCAAKLEKYMWTLIKEIPEWYDLLEE